The Streptomyces sp. NBC_01255 genome window below encodes:
- the argG gene encoding argininosuccinate synthase, producing the protein MSKVLTSLPAGERVGIAFSGGLDTSVAVAWMRDKGAVPCTYTADIGQYDEPDIASVPGRAKAYGAEIARLVDCRAALVEEGLAALTCGAFHIRSGGRAYFNTTPLGRAVTGTLLVRAMLEDDVQIWGDGSTFKGNDIERFYRYGLLANPHLRIYKPWLDADFVTELGGRKEMSEWLVAHDLPYRDSTEKAYSTDANIWGATHEAKTLEHLNTGVETVEPIMGVRFWDPSVEIAAEDVTIGFDQGRPVTIDGKEFSSPVDLVMEANAIGGRHGMGMSDQIENRIIEAKSRGIYEAPGMALLHAAYERLVNAIHNEDTLAQYHNEGRRLGRLMYEGRWLDPQALMVRESLQRWVGAAVTGEVTLRLRRGEDYSILDTTGPAFSYHPDKLSMERTEDSAFGPVDRIGQLTMRNLDIADSRAKLEQYAVLGLIGTGSPAIGAAQAAATGLIGTLTELPEGGAEAIASRGEVSDDDEMLDRAAMEMGTD; encoded by the coding sequence ATGTCTAAGGTCCTTACCTCCCTTCCGGCCGGCGAGCGCGTCGGCATCGCCTTCTCGGGCGGCCTCGACACCTCGGTCGCGGTCGCGTGGATGCGTGACAAGGGCGCCGTCCCGTGCACGTACACCGCCGACATCGGCCAGTACGACGAGCCCGACATCGCCTCGGTGCCCGGCCGTGCGAAGGCGTACGGCGCCGAGATCGCCCGCCTGGTCGACTGCCGCGCCGCGCTGGTCGAGGAAGGCCTGGCCGCGCTCACCTGCGGCGCGTTCCACATCCGCTCGGGCGGCCGCGCCTACTTCAACACCACGCCGCTCGGCCGTGCCGTCACCGGCACCCTGCTGGTCCGGGCGATGCTCGAGGACGACGTCCAGATCTGGGGCGACGGCTCGACGTTCAAGGGCAACGACATCGAGCGGTTCTACCGGTACGGCCTGCTGGCCAACCCCCACCTGCGGATCTACAAGCCGTGGCTCGACGCGGACTTCGTGACCGAGCTCGGCGGCCGCAAGGAGATGTCGGAGTGGCTCGTCGCCCACGACCTCCCCTACCGGGACAGCACGGAGAAGGCGTACTCCACCGACGCCAACATCTGGGGCGCCACGCACGAGGCGAAGACCCTGGAGCACCTGAACACCGGTGTGGAGACGGTCGAGCCCATCATGGGCGTCCGCTTCTGGGACCCGTCGGTCGAGATCGCCGCCGAGGACGTCACGATCGGCTTCGACCAGGGCCGGCCCGTGACCATCGACGGCAAGGAGTTCTCCTCCCCCGTCGACCTGGTGATGGAGGCCAACGCCATCGGCGGCCGCCACGGCATGGGCATGTCGGACCAGATCGAGAACCGGATCATCGAGGCCAAGAGCCGCGGCATCTACGAGGCGCCCGGCATGGCCCTGCTGCACGCGGCCTACGAGCGGCTCGTCAACGCGATCCACAACGAGGACACCCTCGCCCAGTACCACAACGAGGGCCGGCGTCTCGGCCGTCTCATGTACGAGGGCCGCTGGCTGGACCCGCAGGCCCTGATGGTCCGCGAGTCGCTCCAGCGCTGGGTCGGCGCGGCCGTCACCGGCGAGGTGACGCTGCGGCTGCGGCGCGGCGAGGACTACTCGATCCTCGACACGACGGGCCCGGCGTTCAGCTACCACCCGGACAAGCTCTCCATGGAGCGCACCGAGGACTCGGCCTTCGGCCCGGTGGACCGGATCGGCCAGCTCACCATGCGGAACCTCGACATCGCCGACTCCCGCGCCAAGCTGGAGCAGTACGCCGTTCTCGGCCTGATCGGCACGGGCAGCCCCGCCATCGGCGCCGCCCAGGCCGCCGCGACCGGCCTGATCGGCACCCTGACGGAGCTGCCGGAGGGCGGCGCCGAGGCGATCGCCTCCCGCGGCGAGGTCTCGGACGACGACGAGATGCTCGACCGCGCGGCGATGGAGATGGGCACGGACTAA
- a CDS encoding NADP-dependent oxidoreductase, which yields MRAMSQDLHGTPDVLQEVVVPRPEPGLNQILVAVRAAGVNPTDWKHRSAGLFLDRLPLVLGWDVSGVVEAVGYGVTVFKPGDEVFGMLPYPYGVGAHAEYVTGPARAFAHKPAGIDHVQAGALPLAALTAYQAIVDTAQVGPGQRVLVHAAAGGVGHLAVQIAKSRGAYVIGTASAAKHDFVRSLGADEVIDYRSVDFAEVVGDVDMVLDALSGDTRVRSLDVLRPGGVLVSLLPGTDPDEATKAAARGVRVETLLVEADHAGMNAVAGLVASGALRAHVEAVFPLADAAKAHALGETDRTTGKIVLVVDGVPAAG from the coding sequence ATGCGCGCCATGAGCCAGGATCTCCACGGAACCCCCGACGTTCTCCAGGAGGTCGTGGTCCCGCGGCCCGAGCCGGGCCTGAACCAGATCCTCGTCGCCGTCCGCGCGGCCGGCGTCAACCCGACCGACTGGAAGCACCGTTCCGCCGGCCTGTTCCTCGACCGTCTGCCGCTCGTCCTCGGCTGGGACGTCTCCGGTGTCGTGGAGGCCGTCGGCTACGGCGTGACCGTCTTCAAGCCGGGCGACGAGGTCTTCGGGATGCTGCCCTACCCGTACGGCGTCGGCGCGCACGCCGAGTACGTGACGGGCCCCGCCCGCGCCTTCGCGCACAAGCCGGCCGGCATCGACCACGTCCAGGCCGGAGCCCTCCCGCTCGCCGCCCTCACCGCGTACCAGGCGATCGTCGACACCGCCCAGGTCGGCCCCGGACAGCGGGTCCTCGTCCACGCGGCCGCCGGCGGCGTCGGTCACCTCGCCGTCCAGATCGCCAAGTCCCGCGGCGCGTACGTCATCGGCACCGCGAGCGCCGCCAAGCACGACTTCGTCCGCTCCCTCGGCGCGGACGAGGTGATCGACTACCGCTCGGTCGACTTCGCCGAGGTCGTCGGGGACGTCGACATGGTCCTCGACGCGCTCTCCGGGGACACCCGCGTCCGTTCCCTCGACGTCCTGCGCCCCGGCGGCGTCCTCGTCTCCCTCCTCCCGGGCACCGACCCGGACGAGGCGACGAAGGCCGCGGCGCGCGGAGTGCGCGTGGAGACCCTCCTCGTGGAGGCCGACCACGCCGGTATGAACGCCGTCGCCGGTCTCGTCGCGTCCGGCGCGCTGCGCGCCCACGTCGAGGCCGTCTTCCCGCTCGCCGACGCCGCCAAGGCCCACGCCCTCGGCGAGACCGACCGCACCACGGGCAAGATCGTCCTGGTCGTGGACGGGGTGCCCGCCGCGGGCTGA